TGGCTGCAGCGGTGTGTTTTAAGCCCCAAAGGGCAGCGCATACTTTTAATAGATGTCTCCCTCGCCACAGAGGGAGAGAGACTGACACACGGAGAAAAGTTTTAATTGTGGTTTCAGGGGCCTTTTTCCCATGTGGTGATGTCACTGGCTGTCAAAGCCGAGCCTCCAGGGAGCTTGTACTCTGAACGATGTTCTCTCCAGCAGTCCCactcatatttttttctgttatctcTTGGCTCTTTTTTAAGTGTGTTCCCTTCATCTTTGGCAttcatctttattcatttagttCTACCTCTGTCTCAGCACTTCTAAAGAATATACCAGTCCTCTGCTCTTTGAGTTTATTCATTTCATCTTCccttctcttattttttttctgctgtctaTTAATATATCAGTGTTTGTGAAATCTCATTATTATTGCTCACTCACCAGCTTTCCCAATAGTTCAGATCAGTCCATTACATTCTGACTCAGAGTCTTGTGGTTAGTCTTTCAGCACAAGTATATTTAttaatagttttaattagtGGTGCATCTTAGAACTACCAAACACTTTCTTTATACCCCTTTTTCCCCTTAACTTCTAAAATGTCCAGATGATTCCTGCTTCATGTTGTTTTATATTAGCTTgtttagatgtgtgtgtgaaaaggcAGCTTGGATTTTCCATCACTTCAGTGGACATTATATGTGACAGCGGAACATGTGCATCCATGTGTTTAGAAGTACAGCTGTAGATGTCATATCGTAGTGCATGCATGGCATACCTTACTGTATCTAAAGTGTTAAGCTGGACTGAAAGGTAGATTTCTGCTGGAGATGAATGTCATGGTAGTAACATCAACTCTGGTTACCTGGAAGCGTTAGTTGGCCCACTTTTCCTGaaatttaaatgcattattaGACTAAGTAAGAAAGAGCAATGCCTTTTAACTCAACATAAACCCTCTATAGGCTGTCCTTTATGCTTGACCTGTTTTTAAGGGCTTTTAGCCATAACACTGTTTCGTTAGAGCTAAAATTACAACCTTTATAGTAAAAAGTGTCCTGTGTTGTTGTCTCATCAGCTCTAATTTTACATTAGTCATGTCCATTATCACTATTTGTCATGAATGAAtagttagataaaaaaaacttactatAAATCCAAAAGATTAAATCATGTCTCCAACTTGGCTTCAACTCTTAGCTGCACTTAAGCTGTTTCAGTACTTTTTAGGAAATGTGGAAGTAATTATGTTCATTCCCAGCTGTTTGTGAGGTTGAGATTCATGCTCTACCAGCTGTCAAAACTGGCTCTCATAGTACAAAGAGTGAGATTGTTAAGCGGGAGGAGCAAACATGACCGGCCTTCTTCTATCTTTTAGACAGAAACAACTGCAGCCTTTACCAGAAATGAAGTACTCCCACACGATTGTTCACTAATGCAgtgtgtatttaatttttacattattactaTAGACTATGCACAGAACTCCCACTCCCATGGCTACTACAGGAACACATGGTGCATCACGCACACCAGAGCAGAGTGTAGGACATTGGCACAAGATGCCAGTGCCTGATCTGCAAGGCTGGCCCATTTAGCTGAGAAGCAACAATGATTTCATTATACTGCTGATATAATCACAGAGCACTGGTCACTGGGATACTATGCGTGCATGTCTGTGAATGAATGAGAAACTCAGAGctgaaggggggaaaaaaaacaaaacgataTTCCAGGATTCACGTctgttttgaaaatgtaatgGAGTCAGAATGCATGTATGAATGGTAGGCTGGTTGGCAGGTATGCCCCCTGGCAAGCACCTGACATCTGCATATACTGTCATACTGGAGTTAGTTTAGTAAGATGAAGGCCTGCAACAGCTCAGGCATTTTTCTCTACAAGGAATAATCAGCattcacatttatttccttCAATTTTCTAAAGCAGCATCTACCGTAAATGCTTGCATTTCTCCCAGCTTCACACTTAGAGGAACGTGATGTGTTCCCTTTAAGTCATCACTTTGTTATTAATGGTTAGTCTACAAGTCCAAATCAAGATTAGTGTCTGTCACCTGTCcactttagtttaatttaaaactgaagTATGTGTCACTctgtctttttccttcttttaaaggagGAAGAAATGTTCCGGCCCAACATGTTCTTCCTTTTGCTTCTGCCGCCTATCATCTTTGAGTCTGGATATTCTTTACACAAGGTATGGCAGAATATTTGCTTAAACCTGGTTTGATGtgatttcagacggttttctttCTAATAGCAAGAAGGAGGCAACTCCAGTAGTTTCTCATATGAGCATGAGTAAGTTTCTGGTTGAAGTTGCTAGTCTGATTTCATCTTCAGTACAGcaggattattttttaaattatggtGCAATTTAAAATAACGTGGAAAGCAATGCGGGACATGACTCGAACTGGGGCTACTAACACAGCCATGTCTTGCTAGAGTATTAGCATTCTGGATTCCCGTGGGTTCCACCCAGGCAATTCCAGCTCCTCCTCAGACCGTCCAGTATATAAGGACTAAGGTTTAATAACAGCAGTCCACAGCACATTATGTCATTATGGCTGTGTCCATTTTTTACATACAGTTTGTTATTTCAAGCACTCCTAAAaaggttctgtttttttttattaatttattatttatcatttactatgtttaaagtGAAATTGGGATTTTGTCATTCAAACTCAACTGTGCCCTAATTTTCTGTTTCAGGCTGGCAACATGTTATGTAACTATGTGATTTTTCATGGCATGCTGTTAAGTCTGAATTTgagctgtgtctgtgtgtgtccagGGCAACTTCTTCCAGAATATTGGCTCCATCACCCTCTTTGCTGTTATTGGCACTGCCATCTCTGCCTTCATAGTTGGAGGAGGTATCTATTTCCTTGGTCAGGTGAGGATCTCATCCAGCAAGTCTGTCTTCTATAGAAATAGGCATACTTTTCTAGGAACAGCAAGTTGATACAAGGAATATTAAGTTTTTTCAGTAATGTACTGCTATTATAACTTTAATTGCTTTGTGGACTCTTTACTGTCCATCAGTGTTGGTGTCTTTGAGATCTTATGcgtgtctttgttttttgttctattttatcTCAGGCTGATGTGATCTACAAGATGACCATGACTGATAGGTGAGTGGTGGTGTTATTCTCCAGCTATTCATTTGATTTAGATATTCCCAACCCCCAAAAAAGCACCAAAAGCTTTCCTTCTGCACCAACTTAGAAGGAAATTGGATAATGGTATTCCATACTTGCATCCGCCCACTGACACAGACAGTCCACTGTAAACTAAGTCCTCCTGAGCTAAATAATTTATCTGTTAGCAAATTCCAGACAGCAGGATAATCTGGCTGCCAGAGGTAGCTTACACAAACACAACGGTTAACTCCACACCCATGTGTTTTTAGGCGGGACCTTGTGCACAGATGATCACATGTATAAACCCAGAGTGAGCATGGGTGTGAGTCTTGTTTTGAAGCAGGGCGTTTACCTGTTCACATTTCTTCCTAgcaaaaaaaatcccatttatCTGTATGTTTTAGTTCTTGTTTGTAGGATTTGTCAGAAAGTACTCAGAAGATTGTACTAACATTTGCAGTGGAATTCAGGGCATGGGCTAAGAAAGAGctgattgtattttttttgtagGGAAATTCCAAAAAACAGTCCTGGATTTGTCCCTCCAAACATCCTACAAATAAGCACTCATTTCCGCCCACAGACCTCAGATACTTTTGCATAACTCTGTTTCCCCTTCACCTACAATAATTGAATTTTCACTCTGCCATATAATCTCTTTGGAATGGATTTGTTTACTTCCTTCAAGTTGCAAAACCTGTTTGATGTGctgttttgttctgcttctcCTGCATGTGATCATTTGAAACTGTAACTGCCtgtaaaaatgttgctgttaaattaagtgttttttctctgtctcaATCCCTTCCTCCATGATGTAGCTTTGCCTTTGGCTCTCTAATCTCAGCTGTGGACCCTGTAGCCACTATTGCCATATTTAATGCTCTCAACGTTGACCCAGTCCTCAACATGCTGGTATTTGGTGAGAGCATCCTCAATGACGCCGTCTCCATTGTCCTAACCAAGTAAGAATCTCTGTCCACTCTCTGTCCCACTCCATCATGCCTTGTATAGTTTACATAGCACACTCCGTGCATGATGTGGACCCAGGCTTTTACCACCAGCAGCACTGAAGATGACATGCAAAGtcagtgtgaaagaaaaacttagACACAGAGAACCTCTGTCACCAAAATTTTGCATGCACAGATAGGCATGGCAAACTCATACATGAATACACACAATGATTACAATGCCCTTCTTAACTTGTATTTAGATGGAAGTGTTGGATAAAATATTTCCTGGTGATCTGTGTGCCAGAAGGAGCCCACTTTCTTTccttattactttttttctttcctttggaTGAGAAACTGAAATGACGTAATCCCCAGTGTATCTTTACCAAGAAAGAATTTGTAATGTGGACACCTGTTTTTTGGCAGGATTTACATGTATGTGTACGTGTTTCAGGTTTCAACAGTCATGCTTCTGTCACTTCAAATAGGACATCAACTTCCCAACTTGTGGGCCATTGCTTGTCTAGTGATGCTTGCAGCTGAACTTGACAAAAGTTCAACTTTTCAAATGGAAGTCAGTAGAATCGGTTGTGTGTGATCCTGTGACAGATTGTCACATTTCCAGCCATTAGGCATGAATAATGTTGTTAAAGTATTTCGTAAGTGTGAATCACACCCCATGTTCTAACTTCTGAGagtcaatatttttttattatttaaacaccAGTCCAGAGATGCAGTGCAGATTGAAATTACGTTGCATCagatcataaataaaaatagaaaaaaacataaaaacaacatcagcagcagccagAATCTGTGGTGTTTAAAACTGATTAAGTAGTTTAAAAGGAAGCTtgataaaattaacattaaatatggcaaaaaacaacaaaataaaaactttatgtaGACTTAACTTCCATAAATTAGCTCACCTGGAAACTAATTCACGGTTGAAAATACACTGAACTTTAGCTGGAATGGACAACTATTATATTTATAATCTAGTTTTTGGACTTGAAAAGTTTATTCTCCATACCAGGTCTTCTTTTTGATAAAAATGTAAGGATGTTTGCAGCTTTATACTGATTTAATTGTCTGACCTTGTGAGGTATTGTTATAACCCATCAtggttttattgtttgcttTAGTACAGTAAAACTTTTATAGATAAAAGCGAATTCCTCAGGACTGTGAAGATGGGATAGGTAGGCTGGTGTAGGCAGGCATCTGAACTCTTGTTCCTTACCTGGTTTTGTGTAAATTATACATTACACTgaacactgaaacaaacaatttatgttgttttgtatggaaaaatgtcaacatcACCTCATTGATACCTAGTTTTATATGCTAGTAATGTTTATCTCATCATCTGGAAAATTATAAGTCCAAATGCTGGAAAAATATCATGAACAGATGAGTATCTGTGGCACACTAAAAACTCAACTTGCTCGTAATGTTTAGTTTATACAGGTACACACACATCACTAGACACTGTATACCTGTGTtgtgtattattattgtttctattcaagaaaaacaagtttCTCAGAAGTGGACAGTTCACTCAGTCTGTCTGCTGTCTTTGTGTTTACTTTACTGCTGCCTAATTCTTCACTGCCAGTTAAACGTCTAAAGTCATATCAAGTGTCTGCAACCCCCTGTAGGGTAAATGACAGCATGAATAATAGATACTCTGAACAGGCCTGGCAGTTTGTTTGTTAGCACCTCACGGAGTGGCTTTTTTAGAAGGCTACCTAACAGTTTGGCTCAGTTGCTTATAACAACCATATGTCTAATTCCTTTTCTTGGGAGCTTGTAAGTAAACATTACAATCACATTATTCTATGTTGTCTGGCAGTTTGTGAggataattattattatgaatagGATTTAAATGGTCTGTGGTACTTATTTATCAATGATtgtaatcttaaaaaaaagggaaacacaAAGGAATTAATCAGTAGGTGACAGGAAGCTGTTGACATGAGGACTCAAATGCAGGCACACAAGGCAAGAGGAGGCAGACCGGTTCAGGGTAAaggctttaattaaaaaataaataaataaaaacaaaaggcatAGGTGGCAAAACTCCAACATGGCATGGACTAAGACATGAAAAGTAACAAACCTTGGCATCAAACATCACTGACAGCAATGGACTGGCAAGCAGGAACTGAAACCAAAGGatttaaatacactgaaggacaaactagacacaggtgaagtgactgaaaccaaaagaaaacacagaccaTGACCctaaacaccaaaaaccaagaacataaaccaaaaacatgacaaaaactcagaacatgaaaaaatataaaagtaaaccaaggagttgtattttttttgttttattattatttttttaataagaacCAAAAAGATAGAAGAAAGTTAAATACAGTTGCAAtaagaaaaagtaaattaaaaaatataccCTAAAAACACCAGTAGAACAAAAGCTGAACcaagaaaacagataaaagctgCCAGACCCTCCAGAATGAAATACTACAAGCACAGTACTACAGGcacaaaaagatatttaaaacacAGAACTCAGAGTGTAAAGTACAGTGTGTAGGGACTATAGAGGAGTGCACAATCCAGATaattcacaataagaaaaatatagaaaatatggAGTTTTGTTCCTTTTCATACTTATTTGCCCAATTGCATTATTAGAGTGATTACAATTTCTTGAAAACTAGTATTTCATTATAATTTCTGCCAGACTCAGTTGGGAGAACTAACAGagtacatataaaatatttagctGAGATTAATTCTACATTTGTTTCGTATgacattcttttttttagttatttattttttatatcctGTTTCCACTCATTGAATTCAATGAAATTGTGAAATGAATTAAAGCTGATTTGTTTTGTCAAGATTTGCATTTATAgtgttcctctctctctctctctctctctctctctctctctctctctctctctctctctctctctctctctctctctctctctctctcatactTTCAGTGATGGAGTGTTTCTGCCCCCTAGTGTTAGATGTTGGTATTACAGCACAGAATGTGTAAtaatttttctatctttttttttttttcttttgtccttcaGCACAGCCGAGGGTTGTTTTTCACGCTCTGACAACTCCATGGTAACAGGCTGGGAGACCTTTTTGCAAGCACTGGGTTATTTCCTTAAAATGTTCTTTGGTTCTGCTGCACTAGGAACTCTCACTGGACTTATTTCAGCTGTTGTATCCAGACTAACTTACTgaacatgcatgtttgtttgcAATATGTGTTTTTGTAATTCCCGGTTTGGTCTTAAAATTCCCTAACTCATCGatcagtttctgaaacactTTGACCTGAGGAAGACGCCTTCACTGGAGTTTGGCATGATGATCATTTTCGCATATCTTCCCTACGGCCTGGCTGAGGGAATCCAGCTGTCTGGTGGGTGTAGACATGAACAGACACAGATCCTTATTGAGAAGTAACTAGAATGTAGTATGCTTGCATTTCCCACTGACCCCCACCTCCCACCTAACTCTCTTCACCTACAGGAATAATGTCTATTCTTTTTGCGGGGATCGTCATGTCTCACTACACCCATAACAACCTGTCTCCTGTCACCCAAATCCTCATGCAGCACACACTGCGCACAGTGGCCTTCATGTGTGGTGAGTGAATTCTCCGTTTCCACTTTCTTTTAACTTCTTTGGAAAGTTTCAACGCTATTTTAAACTTCTCTTTCCAGAGACATGCGTGTTCGCCTTCCTTGGTCTCTCCATCTTCAGCTTCCCACATAAATTTGAAATCTCTTTTGTCATCTGGTGCATTGTAAGTGCTTTTCATTTAGTTGTTAGAACAAAGCAGAAGGTGAGTCACACTTACTGTCTTTACTCGGATTTGACAACTATCATTCTTTTTCTAGGTCCTGGTTCTTCTCGGCCGAGCGGTGAATATCTTCCCTCTGTCCTTTCTGCTGAACTTTTTCAGGGATCACAAGATCACGCCTAAAATGATGTTCATCATGTGGTTCAGTGGTGAGATGACACAGTAACCCATTCAGTTATCATTTTTTGAGAATATTGGACAGTTAGCTGGCCATGAATGCTCGCGATGGTCCCCTCATAGAGTGCATTTATGTCTTTGGGGAAGAAATGAAAGTAGTATTTTTATATATCTCCTAATTTTGTGGAAAGTACTATTTAacgcatacatatatatgtatatatatatatatatatatatatatatatatatatatataaactacgTTTATCGTTGTCACTTGGAAGCAGTTTCCCATCAGAAAATGacaattttctgcccatttgcatgggttttgacaaagagaaatgtttctttttcttctttaagtgcAAGACAGAAatcgtctcttcattttaataaaccggctctctcctgattacagcAGTTGtaccgctgcagcaggaaaagacACTGACTGCAAGTCTCTGCATGTGGCCAGTCAGCAAGAAGTTTGaagacaggacaagaaaaagcGCTAACCCGCTAACATTTAGGTTTTAATTACGcattgtgcctttttttttccccaccagGCCTGCGTGGTGCTATTCCATATGCCTTGAGCCTTCATTTGGGCCTGGAACCTATTGAGAAGCGGCAGCTAATTGGCACAACCACCATCATTATTGTGCTCTTTACCATCCTCCTACTTGGGGGTGGAACCATGCCACTCATCCGCATCATGGACATTGAAGATAGCCAGTCAAGGCGTAAGAACAAGAAGGATGTCAATCTcagcaaaacacagaaaatggtAATGGATGGCACCCTCTGCCACAACTCagaggcagttttttttctgcagtgttACTAGCTGTGCCATCAGACTATTTTCAGAGAGAGGGAAACATCAAAGGGTTGATTGTGCTTTGAGAGAGTCGATGCAGAGCAAAGCACTCTCCTCACACAGATGTTCTCTTTAACAGATGGCACTGATACAATTTCCCAGACACTATAAAAAAGCTattgtgtttaatatttcagcttACTCGGCTGGCTCTAACACTAGATAGTGGGTCATTCTTCTGAAATACATCCTACCACTGGGGCCACTGACAGCTTGTGGCAGTGTCTGTATGACTTATGCATACAGCATTTGCATGCTTGATGTTTTCTGAAAACTACGCCTGGAGGTACCAGCAGCTAAaccctcatttttttcttacggttctgttttgcttcccCACTCTCGCTGTTGTCCAGTGATTTAAAATTTCCCCGAATTCACCCCTCTTCCCTTTCActacatctttttgtttttcttttagcttctttccttttactttgttgtttgtcTGAGTACTCTCATCA
This region of Melanotaenia boesemani isolate fMelBoe1 chromosome 13, fMelBoe1.pri, whole genome shotgun sequence genomic DNA includes:
- the slc9a8 gene encoding sodium/hydrogen exchanger 8 produces the protein MRGVCLKVLSLSLLLFFVNLCVSERSERENRLNLHERAESKQGSVQEKTPDKTKEKIENDDKVYEPDSNDSKKDGQSVSKSNDTTEVFNNETLHSTTTATKPTTPAPPTPKPILPVQTGVKAQEEEQSSGLTIFFSLLVIGICIILVHLLIKFKLHFLPESVAVVSLGILMGGFIKIIEFQELANWKEEEMFRPNMFFLLLLPPIIFESGYSLHKGNFFQNIGSITLFAVIGTAISAFIVGGGIYFLGQADVIYKMTMTDSFAFGSLISAVDPVATIAIFNALNVDPVLNMLVFGESILNDAVSIVLTNTAEGCFSRSDNSMVTGWETFLQALGYFLKMFFGSAALGTLTGLISAVFLKHFDLRKTPSLEFGMMIIFAYLPYGLAEGIQLSGIMSILFAGIVMSHYTHNNLSPVTQILMQHTLRTVAFMCETCVFAFLGLSIFSFPHKFEISFVIWCIVLVLLGRAVNIFPLSFLLNFFRDHKITPKMMFIMWFSGLRGAIPYALSLHLGLEPIEKRQLIGTTTIIIVLFTILLLGGGTMPLIRIMDIEDSQSRRKNKKDVNLSKTQKMGNTIESEHLSELTEEEYEAHIYQRQDLKGFMWLDAKYLNPFFTRRLTQEDLLRGRIQMKTLTNKWYEEVRQGPSGSEDDEDEAELL